The Ziziphus jujuba cultivar Dongzao chromosome 5, ASM3175591v1 genome segment ATTTTTGAGAAAAATTTTCTGATACATTTCTGTTAACTATACTTCCTTATTTGCTTCTGTTCAATCTGCAGACTTAGCTGGGATAGAGAGGGATTCTTTTGGACTGGGTTTGTTCCAGGAGCGATGTAGGTGTTGCAGACTTATTATTGCTTGCTAGTTGTAGAACAAGGATTGTAGTATTGGCATGTATGTATTGTCTGTTAAACCAAAAAGTCAATTCTGCTACACTATTTTCCTGTTTGATGGATTTTCTTGTGAACTTTGACAACATGATCAAAAATTTgtctgataaaaaaaaaaaaaagtttcgtttccctaatattatattatattagaaaCCTATTGCTTCTGATCCGTGGGATATGcagttaattttcatttataattaGGTTTCTTTATCATGTGGTTTATGCTTGGTTATTCGTGATACTTTTACTTTTACATACCTTTTAGGTATGATGTTTCTGCATTGAACTTTTGTTGATAAAGATGGGTGATTTGTGATTCTGAAGGTTGAGAGAGTAAGATTCTCACACCtatcaatttgtgttttattaAGGGAAGGCAAAGATTCTGTTAACCAACTTTGCTCTTTTCTATCATTGGGCGAAAATAATAGGGAAAACTATTTGCTTTCATTTGAGGTATTTTGTTTGACGTTTTGCAACTTGACCTACGTCTTTTAAGTTTATTATATAAACTTAAAAGAGGCAGATGCTATGATGAAATGTATCTCTCCTTTGGAAAAACATACGCCCACCTCTAATATACAGGTGGGACACCTGTATTGAAAATTTTTCCTTCTACTTGGGTAAAATGTCCGGATTCTGGAAAATTTTCGTTTTCTATCAATTGACAGAGATTTAaagtattcttttttcttttctgaacTGTTAGTTTTCGTTTTAAACCGAGCCAAATGATACTCTTTCAAcgtttttcatttctttttttgcattttgtcTTTCGCAGTTATATTTTTTGGCTCTTTTACCACGTACGCTGAAACAAATCTGTAGTCTCTTTTCTATGCCTGTATACCCGGTtagtggtttttatttatttatttatcattttttcgaTACCAGATATAAGAAATCAAATTcgaaatcatttttaaaaaacaaagcatCAGCCCTTACATAGGcttttcttgtctttttttgttttttaattttatttttaaaaaccgtGTAGACAAATTACTTTCGGGTTCTACAAACCATATGCGCTCAATTGCCATCTTTATAAAAAGAGAAACCATTCTGTCTAATTGCAAAACGTTTGTAATTTGCATATATAAAATTGTGTACTGGGAAACTGacatgaaattaaaatttggcAAGATGAGAAGGACAAGACGCTGGTCTTAACAAGAACTAAATCCTTTTTGATTTATTGGAGGGTATAATATTCTACATAGTAAAAACGTATGCTTACATAGAATCAGGGGCTCTCATGCGATGACAAGTAAGATTACATGATCTCGATggaattttcttcattttatttttatttatatttttttgggtaaatgatcTCAATAGGATTTGAATTAGACTGCACAgagaaaataatgtaatattttcaTAGCCACCATTCATCATTTGTGGTTTTGATGGCTGGGAGATTGGCTATTTGGGGACACTTGATGAGAATCAAGAAGGAAACATTTCAAGTGCTTGTAGAACTCCTTAGGCTTCTCTACATTGAGGGCATGCCCTGCATTCTTGATTACCACTAGCACAGCGTTCTCACCCAAATGCCTATCagatttaaataaattcaacattttaGATTTTTGAGTCGCTGAAAACACAAATTAGTGCGAACTTCCGAGAAGATTTGgacactaaaaagaaaaaagcccaAAAGTAGTTTCGTTCAAAGCATCAGAAACTCACATTTTTAACCTGTGAGCCAACTCCAATGGGAACACCTGATCACATTCTCCCCAGAGTATCAAAGTAGGCTGCTGCATGTAAAAGTAATAAAGATTGATAAAATGCAtacaacagaaaataaaataaaatatatataaaaaataaaaaataaaaataaaaataaaataaaataaaaaaaagagggggaGAACTGCACCTGATGAATCTTGGGAAGATCTGAAAGCTTCCTGTTTTTGGGAATAGACCTAACCAAATCTCTTTTCTCTTCAACGCATTCTGTGCACATTGCCTGCTCATTTCTTACCAGGTTTAAAATTTGAGCTCACCCATTTTCAATGCCAAACATTATCTAACTTTTCCCTAAtgtatcaaaaaaaatttcatcatcatctcaaagaacctttttttttttttttggtttcctcCTCAAACCACTTGCAATTGTAGCAGATAATGATAACATACCATCTAAccccatattatatatataataataacataccATCTAAccccataatatatatatatatatatatatattacacataGTATATGCTCTATAATGAAACAGAGGGAAAAGAGAACTAGAGCTTACATCAATGAAATCATTGAGAAAGCAAGAGGGCAACAAACCAACAGGTGGGGGTTTGAAGAAAGTGTAGCCCACCAATTCCCTCAGCTTTTCAGGCGTTTGGGGCACCAAAATACTCGCTGCCTCTTCCAAATCCGAGACCTTAAACACACCCTCTTTCAAGTCCTTCTCTTCCATACACACCCCAGAGGCGCATATCACCACCTTCTCCACCACATCAGCATAGTTAGCCGCCATGGTGTACCCCACAAACCCACCATAACTCAGCCCCACAAGACTCAGCCTTCTCACCGAGTTGGCTTCCATGACTCGCATCAAGCACTCGGCCTGGAACGACTCGGTCCGTTCCGGCCGAGTCGTGTACGAGTCGCCGAAGAAAACCAGGTCCGGTACATACAAGTTGAAGTAGGGAGCTAGTTGGCGGATGAAATCACCCCATTGCCACATTGCGTTGGCTCCCAATCCATGGATgagtaggagattgggtttggagTCTTTCCTGGTTTTGGGAACCCAACAGTGAACGATGGTTCCGTCTTTGAGGTCAGTTATGGTGGATCGGAGCCCCGATTTGGAGAAAGCGGATCGGTGACACCAATTCTTTGACTCGGTGAAGCTGAAACACTTGGTCATTCGGAAGAATTGTGTGGAAGAACAGCAGAGTTAGAGTCTGTGTTTgccactttttttgtttttattttattattattttttttaaagatcgCTCTTTTGGAGCTTGATCGTCATGGGTTTGGCTTGGTTTTCTTTGTATTGTGGGGTTAAGAAAAAGTAGGgtccaaaaattataattttttttttttttttttcttgttaggAAAATGGGTGAGcttgaaattaaaaacaaaaaagaagaaaagaaaaaaaggctaAGTTTAGaactttgaagaagaaaatggaatgTTATGCGTGTGTGTCTGTGTTAGTGGTGAGAGAGAAGATTGTTTTTATGAATAATTTGCAGAGCAAAGAAAAGTCTAAATGATGATGAACAGCTTAGTAGAGATTGGGGGCTCTACTCTACATTCTATAATTGAGATGGGGCCACAAAccattaataacaaaataaaataaaaaataattaataaaattttataataacatTTGGATcacatgaatttattttttatttttcttggatCACATGTTGCTCTTGTAAGAtgataatatttctttttgtcttttttcatatttgtaaCTTTGTAATATTGGTTCTGTTTTCCTCATGCCCATGTttatttgttcttatttttgtcattttaagAGCAAAGTGTTAGTGATGAATTTATCTTCTCTACCAAAGGGAGAGGTGTTTGctcacccaaaaaacaaaaaaaaaaaatcacccaaaaaaaaaataagaacggagtttcgttttatttatttatttattttttttcatgaaaacTGCCCATGGCAGTTGAAATCGTCAAAAGTTGGTGGGAATATAAAACCATCGAAGAAAAAAgggcccaaaaaaaattaagctgACGGTAAGAGGGTAGACTGGTAAGAGGTGTACGATTACGTGATCAAAGAAAAGATTCCAGTACTCTGTTCTGACGTTCAGGATGAAGAAATTTGGTTCACATACAACCTCCCATTTCATTTTCAGAATGTAATCAATACAAAGTTGATGGGAATCCCCCCATGATCGTCTAACCGTTTAGATCATTGATCTGGATTGGATGGTCAATGGATCACCGTTGGATTTTTTGtcacaataataattttattttgttcaaattacccaaaaaaaaaaacaaagcttttattttgttcaaactTTATATTGTCGTTTTCTTCTTCGAAGCATGAAAATTCCCTACACGTCACATTTTATTCAACTCTATGTAAACCGTAACAACCCTCTAatcatttatcattttattattattttttaatgtctaGTAGGTTgatgattaattaaattaattacacGTACGAAAAACGTGGCATAGATTAGAAGTTTCGACACCTTACCTATAAATTTGTGGATGACCCTCTTCAACCTTATCTCTCTCAGGTTTCTTTTTCAGATTTTCTTTTCACTTTCCTTTCAATGCAAAATTTATGCATCTTTTATCGGGATACTTGAGAGTGCTTTTCATTGAGATAACAAAATATCGAACATTGTTCAAGTGGGACTAAAACTTTTTACTTGTCTGTACCAATTTGT includes the following:
- the LOC107420840 gene encoding uncharacterized protein LOC107420840 isoform X2, whose amino-acid sequence is MTKCFSFTESKNWCHRSAFSKSGLRSTITDLKDGTIVHCWVPKTRKDSKPNLLLIHGLGANAMWQWGDFIRQLAPYFNLYVPDLVFFGDSYTTRPERTESFQAECLMRVMEANSVRRLSLVGLSYGGFVGYTMAANYADVVEKVVICASGVCMEEKDLKEGVFKVSDLEEAASILVPQTPEKLRELVGYTFFKPPPVGLLPSCFLNDFIDAMCTECVEEKRDLVRSIPKNRKLSDLPKIHQPTLILWGECDQVFPLELAHRLKMHLGENAVLVVIKNAGHALNVEKPKEFYKHLKCFLLDSHQVSPNSQSPSHQNHK
- the LOC107420840 gene encoding uncharacterized protein LOC107420840 isoform X1, translated to MTKCFSFTESKNWCHRSAFSKSGLRSTITDLKDGTIVHCWVPKTRKDSKPNLLLIHGLGANAMWQWGDFIRQLAPYFNLYVPDLVFFGDSYTTRPERTESFQAECLMRVMEANSVRRLSLVGLSYGGFVGYTMAANYADVVEKVVICASGVCMEEKDLKEGVFKVSDLEEAASILVPQTPEKLRELVGYTFFKPPPVGLLPSCFLNDFIDAMCTECVEEKRDLVRSIPKNRKLSDLPKIHQQPTLILWGECDQVFPLELAHRLKMHLGENAVLVVIKNAGHALNVEKPKEFYKHLKCFLLDSHQVSPNSQSPSHQNHK